A part of Streptomyces sp. NBC_01235 genomic DNA contains:
- a CDS encoding ABC transporter permease translates to MTRYALRMVSVASALGLWQLLTTLNVDLWLRFSQFPTVADVARAFADRLAGDDYWTDLTDSLTRIVTGFLLAAVLGVATGVLVARSRLAEDLLGPLVEVVRPIPAIALVPVAILLFPSNEQGIVFITFTAAFFPVLVSTRHAVRALTPGWEEAVRTMGGGRWRILASVVLPGALPGIFGGLSVGIGVSWICVISAEMISGQYGVGYRTWQDYTVVDYPGVFVGMVTIGVLGWATSTAVELLGRRLTHWLPRTSYVPAGRPRPRLPRAAAAAPAAGTAVHIGPEPEKARDEHLV, encoded by the coding sequence ATGACCCGGTATGCGCTGCGGATGGTCTCGGTGGCGTCCGCCCTCGGCCTGTGGCAGCTGCTGACCACCCTGAACGTCGACCTGTGGTTGCGTTTCTCGCAGTTCCCGACGGTCGCCGACGTGGCCCGCGCCTTCGCCGACCGGCTGGCCGGCGACGACTACTGGACCGACCTCACCGACAGCCTCACCCGCATCGTCACCGGCTTCCTCCTGGCCGCTGTGCTGGGCGTGGCCACGGGCGTGCTCGTGGCCCGCTCGCGGCTCGCCGAGGACCTGCTCGGCCCGCTCGTCGAAGTCGTACGGCCCATCCCCGCCATCGCGCTCGTCCCCGTCGCGATCCTCCTCTTCCCCTCCAACGAACAGGGCATCGTCTTCATCACCTTCACCGCCGCCTTCTTCCCCGTCCTGGTCTCCACCCGGCACGCGGTCCGCGCGCTGACCCCCGGCTGGGAGGAGGCGGTGCGCACCATGGGCGGTGGCCGGTGGCGGATCCTCGCCTCCGTCGTGCTGCCGGGCGCACTGCCCGGCATCTTCGGCGGGCTGTCGGTCGGTATCGGCGTGTCGTGGATCTGCGTGATCTCCGCCGAGATGATCTCCGGCCAGTACGGCGTCGGCTACCGCACCTGGCAGGACTACACGGTCGTCGACTATCCGGGCGTGTTCGTCGGCATGGTCACGATCGGCGTGCTCGGCTGGGCCACCTCCACGGCCGTGGAACTCCTCGGCCGCCGTCTGACCCACTGGCTCCCCCGTACGTCGTACGTCCCCGCAGGTCGGCCCCGGCCGCGACTCCCCCGGGCCGCCGCTGCGGCTCCGGCTGCCGGCACCGCTGTCCACATCGGACCCGAGCCCGAGAAGGCGCGCGATGAGCACCTCGTCTGA
- a CDS encoding 4Fe-4S dicluster domain-containing protein: MTLAPQRADVPVTIDESKCIDGCTLCVDMCPLDSLAIDESNGKAYMHVDECWYCGPCAARCPTGAVTVNMPYLLR, translated from the coding sequence ATGACCTTGGCGCCCCAGCGGGCCGACGTGCCCGTGACCATCGACGAGTCGAAGTGCATCGACGGCTGCACCCTCTGTGTGGACATGTGCCCGCTGGACTCCCTCGCCATCGACGAGAGCAACGGCAAGGCCTACATGCACGTCGACGAGTGCTGGTACTGCGGCCCGTGCGCGGCCCGCTGTCCCACCGGAGCCGTCACGGTCAACATGCCCTACCTGCTCCGGTGA
- the fahA gene encoding fumarylacetoacetase, whose protein sequence is MPPFDLPEGDPFGPHNLPYGVFSLPGSAERTVGVRLGDHVLDAGAAARALGSPHADLLAAPTLNPLLAAGRTTWSQVRRTLTEWVTDPAHRPTVEPLFRPLSTVTLHLPFEVADYVDFYSSEHHARNAGAIFRPDAGDVLLPNWKHLPIGYHGRAGTVVVSGTDVVRPSGQRKAPTDPAPVFGPSVRLDIEAEVGFVVGVPSPQGSPVELADFREHVFGLCLLNDWSARDLQAWEYVPLGPFLAKSFATSVSAWITPLEALENARVTPPERTHPLLPYLDDSAAEPAGYDLRISVALNGHVVSDPPFATMYWTAAQQLAHLTVNGASLRTGDLYGSGTVSGPNPHERGSLLELTWNGRDPLELPDGKRTFLEDGDVVTLSAWAPGPGGVRVGLGEVSGRVVAGPSDG, encoded by the coding sequence CCCTTCGACCTTCCCGAGGGCGATCCCTTCGGTCCGCACAACCTCCCCTACGGTGTGTTCTCCCTCCCGGGCTCCGCTGAGCGGACCGTCGGCGTCCGGCTCGGCGACCACGTGCTCGACGCGGGCGCGGCGGCCCGCGCGCTCGGCTCGCCGCACGCAGACCTGCTCGCGGCACCGACCCTGAACCCGCTGCTCGCGGCAGGTCGTACGACCTGGTCGCAGGTGCGCCGCACGCTGACCGAATGGGTGACCGACCCAGCCCACCGCCCTACCGTCGAACCGCTCTTCCGCCCCCTCTCCACAGTGACCCTGCATCTCCCCTTCGAGGTCGCCGACTACGTCGACTTCTACTCCTCCGAGCACCACGCCCGGAACGCGGGAGCGATCTTCCGCCCGGACGCCGGGGACGTCCTCCTGCCCAACTGGAAGCACCTGCCGATCGGCTACCACGGCCGCGCCGGCACGGTGGTGGTCTCCGGCACGGACGTCGTCCGCCCCTCGGGCCAGCGCAAGGCGCCGACCGACCCGGCTCCTGTCTTCGGCCCGTCCGTGCGGCTCGACATCGAGGCCGAGGTCGGCTTCGTGGTCGGTGTGCCCTCGCCCCAGGGCAGCCCCGTCGAGCTGGCCGACTTCCGCGAGCACGTCTTCGGCCTGTGCCTGCTCAACGACTGGTCGGCCCGCGACCTCCAGGCCTGGGAGTACGTACCTCTCGGCCCGTTCCTCGCCAAGTCGTTCGCCACGTCGGTGTCGGCCTGGATCACCCCGCTGGAGGCCTTGGAGAACGCCCGGGTGACGCCCCCGGAGCGGACCCACCCCCTGCTCCCCTACCTGGACGACTCGGCCGCCGAACCCGCCGGCTACGACCTGCGCATCTCCGTCGCACTCAACGGTCACGTCGTCTCCGACCCGCCCTTCGCCACCATGTACTGGACGGCCGCCCAACAACTCGCCCACCTGACCGTCAACGGCGCCTCCCTGCGTACCGGCGACCTGTACGGCTCGGGCACGGTCAGCGGCCCGAACCCGCACGAGCGCGGCTCCCTTCTGGAACTGACCTGGAACGGCCGTGATCCGCTCGAACTCCCTGACGGCAAGCGGACGTTCCTGGAGGACGGCGACGTGGTGACCCTGTCGGCGTGGGCTCCCGGCCCCGGCGGAGTGAGGGTGGGACTGGGAGAGGTGAGCGGACGGGTGGTCGCCGGGCCGAGCGACGGGTGA
- a CDS encoding GntR family transcriptional regulator has product MAPTDRIRDHAGQGATTVAAHRARRRLRADQARQLADLLRRQLLTGGFPAGTLPHESTLATDYRASRNTVRQALDLLRAEGLVERLPGVGTVVVAQKYPHGLDRLMGLAETLHEHGHVTNEVRTMGPVAAPAPVAERLHVPPGTDVLCIERLRRLGGLPLSLDLTYIPLDIGTALLGADLENTDVFRLLEALTGQRLGHAEITLEAVTADAHSAAVLEAPRGAAVLMLERLTHLADGRPVDLEFIRFRGDRISMSGLLHRSL; this is encoded by the coding sequence ATGGCACCCACCGACCGCATCCGAGACCACGCCGGCCAGGGCGCGACCACCGTCGCCGCCCACCGCGCGCGTCGTCGGCTGCGTGCGGACCAGGCCCGTCAGCTCGCCGACCTCCTCCGCCGTCAGCTGCTCACCGGCGGCTTCCCGGCCGGCACGCTCCCCCACGAGTCGACCCTCGCGACCGACTACCGTGCCTCCCGCAACACCGTCCGCCAGGCTCTCGACCTCCTGCGTGCGGAGGGCCTGGTGGAACGCCTGCCCGGCGTCGGCACGGTCGTCGTGGCGCAGAAGTACCCCCACGGGCTCGACCGCCTGATGGGCCTCGCGGAGACCCTGCACGAGCACGGCCACGTCACCAACGAGGTCCGCACGATGGGCCCCGTCGCCGCACCCGCCCCGGTGGCCGAGCGCCTGCACGTCCCGCCCGGCACCGACGTCCTCTGCATCGAACGCCTGCGCCGCCTTGGTGGCCTCCCCCTTTCCCTCGACCTCACCTACATCCCGCTCGACATCGGCACCGCCCTGCTCGGCGCCGACCTGGAGAACACCGACGTCTTCCGCCTGCTGGAGGCCCTCACGGGGCAGCGCCTGGGCCACGCCGAGATCACCCTGGAGGCGGTGACCGCGGACGCCCACTCCGCCGCCGTACTGGAAGCGCCGCGCGGCGCGGCCGTCCTGATGCTCGAACGCCTCACCCACCTCGCCGACGGCCGCCCGGTGGACCTGGAGTTCATCCGCTTTCGCGGAGACCGCATCTCGATGAGCGGCCTGCTGCACCGCTCCCTCTGA
- a CDS encoding M56 family metallopeptidase, translating into MTLCLLLLSVVALTAAVPAPRALTRSAWPEREPVVGLWVWQCLVATVLLCCLTALVLGAAAVFHTVRARVFAPAPPAVTEAYDLSAAPLWAVALTLLLACGAAWTTAMLARELVEARRRRDQARVHLRERAPDLPAGLPSARGPLLVLEDEYPDAWWMPGNPPQLIVTTGALHRLTTHQLDAVLTHERGHARAHHDWLLHLSTALATGFPRIPLFSHFCDQTHRLVELAADDTASRRCGHLTTALALIELNQHRGVLSCASSHRLLGERVDRLLQPPPRLLRRHRALTTTVAALVPLLPLLIAFAPGLTALS; encoded by the coding sequence ATGACCCTCTGCCTGCTCCTGCTGAGTGTCGTCGCGCTGACGGCCGCCGTGCCGGCCCCCCGCGCGCTCACCCGCTCCGCATGGCCCGAGCGGGAGCCCGTGGTCGGGCTGTGGGTGTGGCAGTGCCTGGTCGCCACGGTCCTGCTGTGTTGCCTGACAGCCCTGGTGCTTGGTGCCGCGGCCGTGTTCCACACCGTTCGCGCGCGCGTCTTCGCCCCCGCGCCGCCTGCGGTCACCGAGGCGTACGACCTCTCCGCCGCACCGCTGTGGGCCGTGGCCCTGACCCTGCTGCTGGCCTGCGGGGCCGCCTGGACCACCGCGATGCTGGCCCGCGAGCTCGTCGAGGCGCGCCGACGCCGGGACCAGGCCAGGGTGCACCTGCGTGAACGCGCCCCGGACCTGCCCGCGGGCCTGCCGTCCGCCCGCGGTCCGCTGCTCGTGCTGGAGGACGAGTACCCCGACGCCTGGTGGATGCCCGGCAACCCACCCCAGTTGATCGTGACGACAGGCGCCCTGCACCGCCTCACCACCCACCAGCTGGACGCAGTCCTCACCCATGAGCGCGGCCATGCCCGCGCCCACCACGACTGGCTGCTCCACCTCTCGACCGCCCTTGCCACCGGCTTCCCCCGCATTCCGCTCTTCTCCCACTTCTGCGACCAGACCCACCGCCTGGTCGAACTCGCCGCCGACGACACGGCGTCGCGCCGCTGCGGCCACCTGACCACGGCGCTGGCTCTGATCGAGCTGAACCAACACCGGGGCGTCCTGTCCTGTGCCTCCAGTCACCGCCTCCTGGGCGAGCGCGTCGACCGACTGCTCCAGCCGCCCCCGCGCCTGCTCCGCAGGCACCGGGCGCTGACGACGACGGTGGCCGCGCTGGTCCCCCTGCTGCCCCTGCTGATCGCCTTCGCCCCGGGGCTGACGGCGTTGTCCTGA
- a CDS encoding ABC transporter ATP-binding protein has translation MSTSSETRETTGTTTGAAAGAAAGPATGAAGRGTRLVLSAATLGRPDATALADVDLNVPPGEILTVVGPSGCGKSTLLRTLAGLLPPLAGDVEQDGRPIGGPAADRALVFQEDALLPWRTLLANVELPLAIQGLPRAERRKQAEGWLGRVGLADRARQLPHRVSGGQRQRAQLARALAAGPRAVLMDEPFGALDAQTRAGMQDLLVEVLHGTGATVVFVTHDVDEALFLGDRVALLGAGRLVAVRDVPSPRDRAARDDPARVALRRDVLTSLSI, from the coding sequence ATGAGCACCTCGTCTGAGACCCGCGAGACCACCGGTACGACCACTGGTGCCGCCGCCGGTGCGGCTGCCGGCCCTGCCACCGGTGCAGCCGGGCGTGGGACCCGGCTCGTCCTCAGTGCGGCGACCCTCGGCCGCCCGGACGCCACCGCCCTGGCCGATGTCGACCTGAACGTCCCGCCGGGTGAGATCCTCACCGTCGTCGGCCCCTCGGGCTGCGGCAAGTCGACGCTGCTGCGCACGCTGGCCGGGTTGCTGCCCCCGCTCGCCGGTGACGTGGAGCAGGACGGCCGACCCATCGGCGGCCCGGCGGCGGACCGCGCGCTGGTCTTCCAGGAGGACGCCCTTCTCCCCTGGCGCACGCTGCTGGCCAACGTCGAACTGCCCCTGGCCATCCAGGGCTTGCCGCGTGCGGAGCGCAGGAAGCAGGCCGAGGGCTGGCTCGGACGGGTCGGGCTCGCCGACCGGGCCCGCCAGTTGCCGCATCGCGTCTCCGGAGGCCAGCGCCAGCGGGCGCAACTGGCGCGGGCCCTCGCCGCGGGCCCGCGCGCCGTCCTCATGGACGAACCCTTCGGCGCCCTCGACGCCCAGACCCGCGCCGGCATGCAGGACCTGCTGGTGGAGGTTCTGCACGGCACCGGAGCGACCGTCGTCTTCGTCACCCACGACGTGGACGAGGCCCTGTTCCTCGGCGACCGCGTGGCCCTCCTCGGCGCGGGCCGCCTCGTCGCCGTACGGGACGTGCCGAGCCCGCGCGACCGAGCCGCCCGTGACGACCCCGCGCGCGTGGCCCTGCGGCGCGACGTCCTGACCTCACTGAGCATCTGA
- a CDS encoding ABC transporter substrate-binding protein: MKPKAVVASAALLLLPLTGCGSAEAGSDSTVTVTVGYQSKTINTVTAGTLLRSLGYFEKELNALGDGRTYKVDWQDYATGAPITAQMTAGKIDIGSMGDFPLLINAARGKQLGRPTHLVSVTGFNLRGGLNTIVTAPDSKLTSLEDLKGKKVSTSVGSAADGTLVRALQRAGIDPDKGVEKLNQQPAVGASALSAGSADALSQFVAWPGLLAYQGKAKALYDGAQLDLPTFHGVTAREDFAKKRPAVLEAFLKAQSEATDYLNAHPVDAAEKVGEATGLPAEVVYLYNGAHGIATFDPAVKPQLVSALKEDVPILKAAKLTGDVDVDSFVDDQYVKKALGSSYAKEIAAAPAPAMSEVWPKNATKTRPFKTPAELLTYVAAHRDGIRAAYVPDATTGTLWFADRAVWVADGTTLLPFVAPATAQAYVDAHSGARVVTYADALGRAS, translated from the coding sequence ATGAAGCCCAAAGCAGTCGTCGCGTCCGCCGCACTCCTTCTGCTCCCCCTCACCGGCTGCGGCAGCGCCGAGGCCGGTAGCGACTCCACGGTCACCGTCACCGTCGGCTACCAGTCCAAGACCATCAACACGGTGACGGCAGGCACCCTCCTGCGTTCCCTCGGCTACTTCGAGAAGGAGCTGAACGCCCTCGGTGACGGCAGGACCTACAAGGTGGACTGGCAGGACTACGCCACCGGCGCCCCCATCACCGCGCAGATGACCGCTGGGAAGATCGACATCGGCTCGATGGGCGACTTCCCGCTCCTCATCAACGCGGCCCGCGGCAAACAGCTCGGCAGGCCCACCCATCTTGTCTCGGTCACCGGCTTCAACCTCCGCGGCGGCCTCAACACCATCGTCACCGCACCCGACTCCAAGCTGACCTCCCTGGAGGACCTCAAGGGAAAGAAGGTCTCCACGAGCGTGGGCTCCGCCGCCGACGGCACCCTCGTCCGGGCCCTGCAGCGCGCCGGCATCGACCCCGACAAGGGCGTCGAGAAGCTCAACCAGCAGCCGGCCGTGGGCGCGTCGGCGCTCTCCGCGGGCAGCGCGGACGCGCTCTCGCAGTTCGTCGCCTGGCCGGGCCTGCTCGCCTACCAGGGCAAGGCGAAGGCCCTGTACGACGGCGCCCAGTTGGACCTGCCCACCTTCCACGGAGTCACTGCCCGCGAGGACTTCGCGAAGAAGCGCCCGGCCGTGCTGGAGGCGTTCCTGAAGGCGCAGTCGGAAGCCACCGACTATCTCAACGCGCACCCGGTCGACGCCGCCGAGAAGGTCGGCGAGGCCACCGGCCTGCCCGCCGAGGTCGTCTACCTCTACAACGGCGCCCACGGCATCGCCACCTTCGACCCGGCCGTCAAGCCACAGCTCGTCTCCGCCCTCAAGGAAGACGTGCCGATCCTGAAGGCGGCGAAGCTGACCGGGGACGTCGACGTGGACTCCTTCGTCGACGACCAGTACGTCAAGAAGGCGCTCGGCTCGTCGTACGCCAAGGAAATCGCCGCCGCGCCCGCACCCGCCATGAGCGAGGTCTGGCCGAAGAACGCCACAAAGACCCGTCCCTTCAAGACGCCCGCCGAGCTGCTGACCTACGTGGCCGCTCACCGCGACGGCATCCGCGCCGCCTACGTCCCCGACGCCACCACCGGCACCCTGTGGTTCGCCGACAGGGCGGTCTGGGTGGCCGACGGCACGACACTGCTGCCGTTCGTCGCCCCGGCAACCGCGCAGGCCTACGTCGACGCCCACAGCGGCGCCCGGGTCGTCACATACGCCGACGCGCTGGGGCGGGCGTCATGA